The Fortiea contorta PCC 7126 genome has a segment encoding these proteins:
- a CDS encoding Uma2 family endonuclease: MTSAINLDTDLTPFPDHTQLPESDGTFVKNFQEHPQSVLITDSIKPILQKRHLDGQYCIGQDCGIYWRMADPPEKGAVAPDWFYVGNVPPLLDGQIRRSYVLWREFIAPLIALEFVSGDGSEERDQTPWKGKFWIYEQVIHPAFYGIYEVNKASVEVYELIGGQYQLLTANELGHYPIPSLGAELGIWEGEYQGAELPWLRWWDLQGNLLLTGHERAEQESQRAEQERQRAEQERQRAEQERQRADRLMAQLRALGVEPEA; encoded by the coding sequence ATGACCTCTGCAATCAACCTCGATACTGATCTAACTCCTTTTCCTGACCATACGCAGCTACCAGAGTCTGACGGTACCTTTGTGAAAAATTTCCAAGAACATCCCCAAAGCGTTCTTATCACCGACTCGATTAAACCAATATTGCAAAAACGTCATCTTGATGGCCAATATTGCATTGGTCAAGATTGCGGGATTTATTGGCGGATGGCTGACCCGCCAGAAAAAGGTGCAGTAGCACCAGATTGGTTTTATGTGGGGAATGTACCGCCTTTGCTTGATGGACAAATACGCAGGTCTTATGTACTGTGGCGAGAATTTATCGCCCCATTGATTGCTTTAGAATTTGTCTCTGGTGATGGTAGTGAGGAGCGAGATCAAACTCCTTGGAAAGGCAAATTTTGGATTTATGAGCAGGTAATTCATCCAGCTTTTTATGGCATTTATGAAGTGAATAAAGCCAGTGTGGAGGTATATGAATTAATCGGTGGACAGTATCAATTGCTCACAGCCAATGAACTAGGACATTATCCTATCCCATCTCTGGGAGCTGAATTAGGCATTTGGGAAGGAGAATATCAAGGTGCGGAATTACCCTGGTTGCGTTGGTGGGATTTGCAAGGTAATTTGTTGCTGACTGGTCATGAAAGAGCGGAACAAGAAAGTCAACGGGCTGAACAGGAACGCCAACGAGCGGAACAGGAACGCCAACGAGCGGAACAGGAACGCCAGCGGGCCGACCGCTTAATGGCTCAGTTACGTGCTTTGGGAGTTGAACCAGAAGCTTAA
- a CDS encoding Uma2 family endonuclease, which translates to MTSAINLDTDLTPFPDHTQLPESDGTFVKNFQEHPQSILITDSIKPILQKLHPDGQYCIGQDCGIYWRMTDPPEKGAVAPDWFYVANVPPLLDGQIRRSYVVWREFIAPLIALEFVSGNGSEERDQTPWKGKFWIYEQVIRTPFYGIYEVEQASIEVYELIGGQYQLLAANERGRYPIHPLGVELGIWQGQYQNMELPWLRWWDLQGNLLLTGDERAEQERQRADRLAAQLRSLGIEPQA; encoded by the coding sequence ATGACCTCTGCAATCAATCTAGATACTGATCTCACCCCGTTCCCCGACCACACGCAGCTACCAGAATCAGATGGCACCTTTGTGAAAAATTTCCAGGAACATCCCCAAAGCATTCTCATCACCGACTCGATTAAACCGATATTGCAAAAACTTCACCCTGATGGGCAATATTGTATTGGTCAAGATTGTGGCATCTACTGGCGGATGACTGACCCGCCAGAGAAAGGCGCAGTAGCACCAGATTGGTTTTATGTAGCAAATGTCCCACCCTTGCTTGATGGACAAATACGCAGGTCTTATGTAGTATGGCGAGAATTTATCGCCCCATTGATTGCTTTAGAATTTGTCTCAGGGAATGGTAGTGAAGAGCGAGATCAAACTCCTTGGAAAGGCAAATTCTGGATTTATGAGCAGGTGATTCGGACTCCATTTTACGGTATTTATGAAGTGGAACAAGCCAGTATAGAAGTATACGAATTAATTGGTGGACAATATCAGTTATTAGCAGCAAACGAACGGGGACGTTATCCTATACATCCTTTGGGCGTTGAGTTAGGTATATGGCAAGGACAATACCAAAATATGGAATTACCTTGGCTGCGCTGGTGGGATTTGCAAGGTAATTTGTTGTTAACTGGCGACGAAAGAGCTGAACAAGAACGTCAAAGAGCTGATCGCCTTGCTGCTCAATTACGATCGCTCGGTATTGAACCACAAGCTTAA
- a CDS encoding serine/threonine protein kinase, with the protein MAWVAGDQLQSGKYTVERELGRGRFGITYLVKNKNSDRLVVKTINDALFQSLSQPERARLGTMFMQEGIKLAKCKHKHIVQVAEAVQEGDYPCVVMEYVDGVSLADLSPPILSEPDALRYIQQIGEALIVVHENELIHRDVHPGNILLRNRDGRLEAVLIDFGLALDFDHMLTTRRAKEVSDGFTPPELYNTRTIARACSDIYSLAATLYKLLTGKTPVDAVKRKVNGEHLVSPKEWNPQISDRTNHAILTGMKLERKERPHSIMR; encoded by the coding sequence ATGGCTTGGGTAGCGGGTGATCAATTGCAAAGTGGCAAATACACTGTGGAAAGGGAATTGGGAAGAGGACGGTTTGGTATTACTTATTTGGTAAAAAACAAGAATAGCGATCGCCTAGTTGTTAAAACCATAAATGATGCACTGTTTCAATCTCTCAGTCAGCCTGAACGCGCACGATTAGGAACTATGTTTATGCAAGAGGGGATAAAACTTGCCAAGTGTAAACACAAGCATATTGTGCAGGTTGCAGAAGCTGTTCAGGAAGGAGATTATCCATGTGTAGTCATGGAGTACGTTGATGGAGTGAGTTTGGCTGACCTCAGTCCCCCAATACTTTCGGAACCAGATGCACTACGTTACATTCAGCAAATTGGGGAAGCACTGATAGTTGTACATGAAAATGAACTGATTCATCGGGATGTGCATCCAGGAAATATCTTGTTACGAAACCGAGATGGGCGGTTAGAAGCAGTGTTAATTGATTTTGGTTTAGCTTTAGATTTTGACCATATGTTAACCACAAGGCGAGCAAAGGAAGTGTCTGATGGATTTACGCCTCCTGAACTCTACAATACACGCACTATAGCTCGTGCGTGTAGCGATATTTATTCACTAGCAGCTACACTCTATAAACTTTTAACGGGGAAAACACCTGTCGATGCAGTCAAACGCAAAGTAAACGGTGAGCATTTAGTGTCTCCAAAAGAATGGAATCCTCAGATTAGCGATCGCACCAACCACGCAATTTTAACAGGGATGAAGCTAGAGCGAAAGGAGCGTCCTCACTCTATTATGCGGTGA
- a CDS encoding FitA-like ribbon-helix-helix domain-containing protein, whose amino-acid sequence MAQILIENLDLIILEKLETLAKQHRRSLQDELKHILQRGIDLSPHNRVRTLLSL is encoded by the coding sequence ATGGCTCAAATCCTCATTGAAAATTTAGACCTCATTATTCTAGAAAAATTAGAAACTCTCGCCAAACAACACAGAAGGTCTTTGCAAGACGAATTAAAACACATCCTGCAACGGGGCATTGACCTGTCACCGCATAATAGAGTGAGGACGCTCCTTTCGCTCTAG
- a CDS encoding methylenetetrahydrofolate reductase: MPDIKSTTVLDAFPRAVQAGEFLVTAEVAPSKGGDPAHMIQMAATLKGRVHAVNITDGSRAVLRMSSLVASVILSQNDIEPICQIACRDRNRISLQADLMGAHALGIHNILALTGDPVKAGDHPEAKAVFDLEAVRLLQLIRKLNLGIDYNDKPLTDGALNLFVGAAVDPQCASWSGLQSRFERKIEAGAQFFQSQLITDFERLEKFMDKIASVHDKPILAGIFLLKSAKNAQFINKVVPGVNIPQDIIDRLAKAKDPLQEGVKIAAEQVQIARQLCQGVHMMAVKREDLIPQILDLAGVKLVSGVVVK, from the coding sequence ATGCCTGACATAAAAAGCACGACGGTCTTAGATGCTTTTCCCAGAGCCGTACAAGCAGGGGAGTTTTTAGTTACCGCCGAAGTCGCACCCTCGAAAGGGGGAGATCCAGCCCATATGATACAAATGGCGGCGACCCTTAAGGGGAGGGTTCATGCTGTCAATATTACCGATGGTAGCCGTGCTGTGTTAAGGATGTCTTCGTTGGTGGCGTCCGTTATTTTATCACAAAATGACATCGAGCCGATTTGTCAGATTGCTTGCCGCGATCGCAACCGCATCAGTTTACAAGCAGACTTGATGGGCGCTCATGCTTTGGGTATTCACAACATCTTAGCGTTGACAGGCGACCCAGTGAAAGCAGGCGATCATCCAGAAGCTAAAGCTGTGTTTGACTTGGAAGCTGTGCGATTGCTACAGCTAATTAGAAAACTGAATCTGGGAATTGACTACAACGACAAACCTTTAACTGACGGCGCCCTTAACTTATTTGTTGGCGCAGCAGTAGATCCGCAGTGTGCTAGTTGGTCGGGTTTGCAAAGTCGATTTGAACGCAAAATTGAAGCCGGAGCGCAGTTTTTTCAAAGTCAATTAATTACCGATTTTGAACGGCTAGAAAAGTTCATGGACAAAATAGCTTCTGTTCATGATAAACCCATTTTGGCAGGAATTTTTCTGTTGAAATCTGCAAAGAATGCTCAATTTATCAATAAAGTTGTTCCTGGTGTGAATATTCCCCAAGACATTATTGATAGATTGGCAAAAGCCAAAGACCCCCTACAAGAAGGGGTGAAAATTGCAGCGGAACAAGTGCAAATTGCGCGGCAATTGTGTCAAGGTGTGCATATGATGGCGGTGAAGCGTGAAGATTTGATTCCGCAAATTTTGGATTTAGCGGGGGTGAAATTGGTTAGTGGGGTGGTAGTGAAATAG
- the trpS gene encoding tryptophan--tRNA ligase yields the protein MGKQRVLSGVQPTGNLHLGNYLGAIRNWVEIQDQYDNYFCVVDLHAITVPHNPATLAADTYNIAALYLACGIDLNHSNIFVQSHISAHSELTWLLNCITPLNWLQDMIQFKEKAVKQGENVGVGLLDYPVLMAADILLYQADQVPVGEDQKQHLELTRDIVNRFNHQFAQPDQPVLKLPAPLIRKEGARVMSLTDGTRKMSKSDPSELSRINLLDTPEQITNKIKRCKTDPVRGLTFDDPERPECNNLLTLYLLLSGKTKAEVAAECQDMGWGQFKPLLTETTINALKPMQEKYQAVMDDKGYLESVLRDGREKAEAIANQTLSQVKAALGFSVPV from the coding sequence ATGGGTAAACAGCGTGTTCTTTCGGGAGTTCAACCAACTGGTAATCTGCATTTAGGCAATTATTTAGGGGCGATTCGCAACTGGGTAGAAATTCAAGACCAGTACGATAATTACTTTTGTGTGGTGGATTTACACGCAATCACCGTACCGCATAATCCAGCAACTCTAGCAGCAGATACGTATAATATCGCAGCGCTATATTTAGCTTGTGGGATTGATTTAAACCACTCGAACATTTTTGTGCAATCTCATATTTCGGCACACAGTGAACTAACTTGGTTGCTCAATTGCATAACACCTTTAAACTGGCTGCAAGATATGATTCAGTTTAAAGAAAAAGCTGTCAAGCAAGGTGAAAATGTTGGTGTGGGCTTGTTGGATTATCCGGTGCTGATGGCGGCTGATATACTACTTTATCAAGCAGATCAAGTGCCTGTGGGTGAAGACCAAAAGCAACATTTGGAACTCACACGAGATATTGTTAACAGGTTTAATCATCAATTTGCTCAACCAGACCAGCCAGTGCTGAAGTTACCAGCGCCTTTAATCCGTAAGGAAGGGGCGAGGGTAATGAGTCTGACTGATGGGACTCGCAAAATGTCCAAGTCTGATCCGTCGGAATTGAGCCGAATCAATTTGCTGGATACACCAGAGCAGATTACCAATAAGATTAAGCGCTGTAAAACAGATCCAGTCCGGGGTTTAACTTTCGACGACCCAGAGCGCCCAGAGTGCAACAACTTGTTGACTTTGTATTTACTGCTTTCTGGTAAAACAAAAGCAGAAGTAGCAGCCGAATGTCAAGATATGGGCTGGGGGCAATTCAAACCGTTATTGACAGAAACAACGATTAATGCGTTGAAACCAATGCAAGAGAAATATCAGGCAGTGATGGATGACAAAGGTTATCTAGAATCTGTATTACGGGATGGAAGGGAAAAAGCAGAAGCTATAGCTAACCAAACTCTTTCGCAAGTGAAAGCGGCTTTAGGTTTCTCTGTACCCGTTTAA
- a CDS encoding ABC transporter ATP-binding protein — MLKIKRAIVLVWQSASGWSVIHLSLTAIQSILPLALLYITKLIVDKIAISHNIDDKTQIFGQIIFLLFNAGLVMFLINVNAVISELASTTLSQRVTDHLQVILFKKAIEIDLESYENPQYQDILERAKWEAPYRPTQMLNSLTSLGQSAISLLAIAGLLISLNWGLLSVLLVASLPSMFVRFRQSKVLYKWRRHQTEIERKTNYLGHLLLGDSPAKEIRLFNLGHFLIDRFYNLRQQLFKEKLAITTRQAITRLMTQGFAGIAVLVTYGFIIHQTIYSKFQLGDLVLYSQAFQRSQGSLAGLISALGQVHEHNLFLADLFEFLALNPTINEPVHPKLVPRPMQQGIVFQDVSFQYQNSSRQAIKQVNLTIAPGEIIALVGENGSGKTTLVKLLCRLYEVTEGSITIDGIDLRHFSVQDLHRQISVIFQDYTRYQLSAEDNIWFGNIDLPPTSEKITQAAQKSGADAVLQTLPQGYNTLLGKWFKGGEELSGGQWQKIALARAFLRDAQLVVLDEPTSAMDAKAEAEVFQQFRELMRSRSALLITHRLSTVKMADRIYVMHHGEIVESGTHHQLMARQGKYAHLFEIQAKNYQ; from the coding sequence ATGCTAAAAATAAAACGTGCAATTGTATTAGTTTGGCAAAGCGCTTCAGGCTGGAGTGTAATTCATCTTTCTCTAACAGCGATTCAGAGTATATTGCCTCTGGCTTTACTTTATATAACTAAACTCATCGTTGATAAAATTGCTATTAGTCATAATATTGACGACAAAACGCAAATATTTGGTCAGATTATCTTCCTGTTATTCAACGCAGGACTGGTAATGTTTTTGATAAATGTCAATGCTGTAATTTCTGAGCTAGCATCAACAACATTGTCACAACGAGTTACAGATCATCTACAAGTGATACTTTTCAAAAAAGCGATTGAGATTGATTTAGAGTCTTACGAAAATCCTCAATATCAGGACATTTTAGAACGGGCTAAATGGGAAGCCCCATACCGACCGACTCAAATGTTAAATAGCTTGACCTCCTTAGGGCAAAGTGCAATTTCCTTATTGGCGATCGCTGGGTTGCTCATCTCCCTTAACTGGGGGCTGCTCAGTGTGTTATTGGTCGCTTCCCTGCCAAGTATGTTCGTTCGTTTTCGGCAATCAAAAGTCCTTTACAAATGGCGTCGCCATCAAACTGAAATAGAACGCAAAACCAACTATCTTGGGCATTTATTACTGGGAGATAGTCCTGCGAAGGAAATTCGATTATTTAATTTAGGTCATTTTTTGATTGATCGGTTTTATAATCTCAGGCAGCAACTGTTTAAAGAGAAACTGGCGATTACTACTCGACAAGCCATCACCCGACTGATGACACAGGGATTTGCAGGAATTGCGGTATTAGTTACCTATGGCTTTATTATTCATCAAACTATTTATAGTAAATTTCAACTCGGCGATTTGGTGCTGTATAGCCAAGCTTTTCAGCGCAGTCAAGGTTCACTCGCTGGCCTAATTTCTGCACTAGGGCAAGTACATGAACATAACTTATTTCTTGCTGATTTATTTGAGTTTCTAGCCTTAAATCCTACTATCAATGAGCCTGTACATCCTAAATTAGTACCCCGTCCAATGCAACAAGGTATTGTATTTCAGGATGTTAGCTTTCAATATCAAAACTCCTCGCGTCAAGCAATTAAGCAGGTTAATCTCACTATTGCGCCAGGGGAAATTATCGCCCTAGTTGGAGAAAACGGGTCTGGTAAAACCACATTGGTCAAACTGCTCTGCCGTCTTTATGAAGTGACCGAAGGTAGTATTACTATCGATGGTATAGATCTGCGGCACTTTTCGGTGCAGGATTTGCATCGCCAAATCAGTGTGATTTTTCAGGACTATACTCGCTATCAGCTGAGTGCAGAAGACAATATCTGGTTTGGGAATATTGACCTACCTCCAACTTCTGAAAAAATTACTCAAGCAGCTCAAAAGTCAGGCGCTGATGCGGTGCTCCAAACTTTACCGCAAGGATACAACACCCTACTAGGGAAATGGTTTAAAGGTGGGGAAGAACTGAGTGGTGGACAATGGCAAAAAATCGCTCTGGCTCGTGCTTTCTTACGGGATGCTCAGTTGGTGGTGCTAGATGAGCCGACGAGTGCGATGGATGCGAAGGCTGAGGCTGAAGTATTTCAGCAGTTTCGTGAACTCATGCGCTCACGCTCTGCGCTCTTAATTACCCATCGTCTTTCGACTGTGAAAATGGCGGATCGGATTTATGTTATGCACCATGGAGAAATCGTGGAAAGTGGCACCCACCATCAGTTGATGGCACGACAAGGCAAATATGCCCATTTGTTTGAAATCCAAGCTAAAAATTACCAATAA